Proteins from a single region of Salvelinus fontinalis isolate EN_2023a chromosome 15, ASM2944872v1, whole genome shotgun sequence:
- the LOC129811785 gene encoding beta-soluble NSF attachment protein-like isoform X2, protein MDTSGKEKEAMQLMAEADKKVKSSGSFLGGMFGGSHHKVEDACEMYARAANMFKMAKNWTAAGNAFCQGARLHMQLQNKLDSATSFVDAGNAYKKADPQEAINCLNAAIDIYTDMGRFTIAAKHHITIAEVYESELVDIEKAIAHYEQAADYYKGEESNSSANKCLLKVGHYSAQLEQYPKAIEIYEQVATNTMDNPLLKYNAKEYFFKASLCHFIVDELNAKLAIEKYEEMFPAFADSRECKLLKKLLDAHEEQNCEAFTEAVKEFDSISRLDQWLTTMLLRIKKTIQGDAGDLK, encoded by the exons ATGGATACCTCCGGGAAAGAGAAGGAGGCGATGCAGCTGATGGCTGAAGCCGACAAGAAGGTCAAATCCTCCGGCTCATTCCTGGGGGGGATGTTCGG GGGGAGTCACCACAAAGTAGAAGATGCATGTGAGATGTACGCCAGAGCAGCCAACATGTTCAAGATGGCCAAGAACTGGACTG ctgctgGTAATGCGTTCTGCCAGGGGGCCCGGCTCCACATGCAGCTGCAGAACAAACTGGACTCAGCCACCAGCTTCGTCGACGCAGGGAACGCTTACAAGAAGGCTGACCCTCAGG AGGCTATCAACTGTCTAAATGCAGCCATCGATATTTACACTGACATG GGTAGGTTTACTATTGCAGCCAAACATCACATCACCATCGCAGAGGTGTATGAGTCTGAGCTGGTGGACATAGAGAAG GCGATCGCCCACTATGAGCAGGCAGCCGATTATTATAAAGGGGAGGAGTCCAACAG ttctgCTAACAAGTGTCTGCTGAAGGTGGGCCACTACAGTGCTCAGCTGGAGCAGTATCCGAAAGCCATTGAGATCTACGAGCAG gtggccACCAATACCATGGACAACCCCCTGCTGAAGTATAATGCCAAAGAGTACTTCTTTAAAGCCTCCCTCTGTCACTTCATAGTGGATGAACTCAATGCAAag CTGGCCATAGAGAAGTATGAGGAGATGTTTCCTGCTTTCGCAGACTCCAGAGAGTGCAAGCTGCTGAAG aagtTGCTGGATGCCCATGAGGAGCAGAACTGTGAGGCGTTTACTGAAGCTGTTAAAGAGTTTGACTCCATCTCTCGTCTGGACCAATGGCTCACCACCATGCTGCTCCGTATCAAGAAGACCATCCAGGGAGATGCTGGAGATCTCaaataa
- the LOC129811785 gene encoding beta-soluble NSF attachment protein-like isoform X1 — MDTSGKEKEAMQLMAEADKKVKSSGSFLGGMFGGSHHKVEDACEMYARAANMFKMAKNWTAAGNAFCQGARLHMQLQNKLDSATSFVDAGNAYKKADPQEAINCLNAAIDIYTDMGRFTIAAKHHITIAEVYESELVDIEKVRNTHKTRAHTHTELHMNNTLCVCLVAQAIAHYEQAADYYKGEESNSSANKCLLKVGHYSAQLEQYPKAIEIYEQVATNTMDNPLLKYNAKEYFFKASLCHFIVDELNAKLAIEKYEEMFPAFADSRECKLLKKLLDAHEEQNCEAFTEAVKEFDSISRLDQWLTTMLLRIKKTIQGDAGDLK; from the exons ATGGATACCTCCGGGAAAGAGAAGGAGGCGATGCAGCTGATGGCTGAAGCCGACAAGAAGGTCAAATCCTCCGGCTCATTCCTGGGGGGGATGTTCGG GGGGAGTCACCACAAAGTAGAAGATGCATGTGAGATGTACGCCAGAGCAGCCAACATGTTCAAGATGGCCAAGAACTGGACTG ctgctgGTAATGCGTTCTGCCAGGGGGCCCGGCTCCACATGCAGCTGCAGAACAAACTGGACTCAGCCACCAGCTTCGTCGACGCAGGGAACGCTTACAAGAAGGCTGACCCTCAGG AGGCTATCAACTGTCTAAATGCAGCCATCGATATTTACACTGACATG GGTAGGTTTACTATTGCAGCCAAACATCACATCACCATCGCAGAGGTGTATGAGTCTGAGCTGGTGGACATAGAGAAGGTACGGAACACACACAaaacgcgtgcacacacacacacagaactccATATGAACAATactttatgtgtgtgtctcgttGCCCAGGCGATCGCCCACTATGAGCAGGCAGCCGATTATTATAAAGGGGAGGAGTCCAACAG ttctgCTAACAAGTGTCTGCTGAAGGTGGGCCACTACAGTGCTCAGCTGGAGCAGTATCCGAAAGCCATTGAGATCTACGAGCAG gtggccACCAATACCATGGACAACCCCCTGCTGAAGTATAATGCCAAAGAGTACTTCTTTAAAGCCTCCCTCTGTCACTTCATAGTGGATGAACTCAATGCAAag CTGGCCATAGAGAAGTATGAGGAGATGTTTCCTGCTTTCGCAGACTCCAGAGAGTGCAAGCTGCTGAAG aagtTGCTGGATGCCCATGAGGAGCAGAACTGTGAGGCGTTTACTGAAGCTGTTAAAGAGTTTGACTCCATCTCTCGTCTGGACCAATGGCTCACCACCATGCTGCTCCGTATCAAGAAGACCATCCAGGGAGATGCTGGAGATCTCaaataa
- the LOC129811784 gene encoding cardiolipin synthase (CMP-forming)-like codes for MFLLVSKNNLAVCARSVCWAFPASWRQQTGVCVRVELKLLQRLKNRVSSVAQWSSYTQYHTHTPQDTHIPSPTTPEVSGHALKGSTEIVIRFCRRRGHERTQGNNDRFRFYPTDQDHSSSNSHVLLGLRLFPVSSGVFPGWRGLCSGKPRETPADCPPGVDLRETTQPADRPSDLGQGLFKFKELYENPWTIPNLLCVCRIALAPVLGILITEQHFHLSLGLFALAGFTDVLDGYIARNWPSQKSALGSALDPLADKILISVLYISLTYAQLIPAPLTALVIARDVGLIAAVFYVRYKTVPPPVTLSKFFNPCYTTAQLKPTTLSKVNTAIQLFLVAASLASPVFHYTDSPFLQALWYITAVTTTVSGYSYYHYGMKTVAVLNSTK; via the exons ATGTTCTTGTTGGTTTCTAAAAATAACTTGGCGGTGTGTGCGAGAAGTGTGTGTTGGGCATTTCCTGCGTCATGGCGGCagcagacaggtgtgtgtgtgagggtagaACTGAAGTTGCTGCAGAGACTTAAAAACAGAGTCTCCTCTGTCGCCCAGTGGTCCAGCTACAcacaatatcacacacacaccccacaggaCACGCACATCCCCAGCCCAACGACCCCAGAGGTTAGCGGCCATGCGCTAAAGGGTTCCACCGAAATCGTCATCCGATTTTGTCGCCGCAGAGGTCACGAGAGGACGCAGGGTAACAACGACCGCTTTAGGTTTTACCCTACGGATCAGGATCACTCCTCGTCTAACTCTCATGTTCTCCTGGGGTTGAGGTTGTTCCCTGTGAGTTCTGGTGTGTTTCCAGGCTGGAGAGGTCTCTGTAGTGGAAAACCCCGTGAGACCCCAGCCGACTGCCCACCTGGAGTGGACCTGAGGGAAACCACCCAGCCAGCTGATAGACCATCTGATCTTGGTCAAGGACTGTTCAAGTTTAAAGAACTG TATGAGAACCCGTGGACTATCCCcaacctgctgtgtgtgtgtcgcaTCGCACTGGCTCCAGTCCTGGGAATCCTGATAACTGAGCAACATTTTCACCTCTCCCTTGGGCTGTTtgctttggctggatttactgaCGTG CTGGATGGTTATATAGCCCGTAACTGGCCCAGTCAGAAGTCTGCGCTTGGCAGCGCGCTCGACCCATTGGCTGATAAAATCCTCATCAGCGTTCTCTACATCAGTCTCACCTATGCACAGCTCATCCCAG CTCCCCTGACAGCGTTGGTGATAGCCAGAGACGTTGGTCTGATAGCAGCTGTTTTCTACGTCAGATACAAGACTGTCCCACCTCCT GTGACTCTCAGTAAGTTTTTTAACCCCTGCTACACAACAGCGCAGCTCAAACCCACCACCCTCAGCAAG GTGAACACAGCGATCCAGCTCTTTCTAGTAGCAGCATCGTTGGCCTCACCTGTCTTTCACTACACAGACAGTCCGTTCCTGCAAGCCCTATG GTATATCACAGCGGTAACGACGACTGTGTCAGGCTACAGCTACTATCACTATGGCATGAAGACTGTCGCTGTGCTCAACAGCACCAAGTAA
- the mcm8 gene encoding LOW QUALITY PROTEIN: DNA helicase MCM8 (The sequence of the model RefSeq protein was modified relative to this genomic sequence to represent the inferred CDS: deleted 2 bases in 1 codon): MSGEGSAHSSCRGRQRGGGWRGGGGGWRGRPWRGNSRPPSAQRGSSQSRVSQTTLDRLSPYKGWALYFTEGFIESSPYVEKIKVFEQYFTSQIHLYDKDEIERQGSVLVDYKALVEDKKVCMALPDLSNQLREQPETTLNCLGLAIHQVLTMDLERHAAELQGEGLPGGATPIINIPHISARLYNYEPLTALRTLRASVFGRLVCVRGTVVRVSNIRPLCTSLAFTCSGCSHTHTLTLPHGKFTTPTKCVQPQCRSRSFVPNRSSPLTLTVDWQNIKVQELIGGEQREAGRIPRTVECHLTSDLCDSAVPGDTVTITGTVRVSQDDGGSRGKKDKCMFLLYIEANSVSNSKGQKVKEAGGQGSSGGERSSGIEFSLKELYAIQEIHSQPDLLKLIVHSLCPAIYGHLLVKAGLSLALFGGSQKHADDKNRIPIRGDPHILVVGDPGLGKSQMLQAVCNVAPRGIYVCGNTTSTSGLTVTLSRDAGSGDYALEAGALVLGDQGRGVCAYIPTIIIPTVIIQPICAICVFVSGLCCIDEFDKLGHQQQALLEAMEQQTISLAKAGLVCSLPARTSVIAAANPAGGHYNRAKTVSENLKMGSALLSRFDVVFLLLDVPDESHDRRLSEHVMAVRSGKGGASGAVVTRGDDHQSQSSLLEPSDTPLSDRLQVCPGECVDPIPHSLLRKYVGYARRYVHPSLSTAAAQTLQDFYLSLRSHTHPVDSTPITTRQLESLIRLTEARAKLELRETATKSDAEDVVEIMKHSLADTFSDGSGGLDFERSVLGVGMSQRSAAKRFITALNTHAQRTHTMLYDLTQLRSLAKDLNIQVADFEGFISSLNEQGYLLKKGHRQYQLQTI, translated from the exons ATGAGTGGAGAGGGTTCTGCTCACAGCTCCTGCAGAGGACggcagaggggagggggatggaggggaggaggagggggatggaggggaagACCATGGAGAGGAAACTCACGCCCCCCCAGTGCTCAAAGAG GCTCCTCTCAGTCCCGTGTGTCTCAGACCACTCTGGACAGACTCTCTCCCTATAAAGGCTGGGCCCTCTACTTCACTGAAG GTTTCATAGAGAGTTCTCCATATGTGGAGAAGATAAAAGTGTTTGAACAGTACTTCACCTCACAGATACACCTCTATGACAAA gatgAGATTGAGCGTCAGGGCAGTGTGTTGGTGGACTATAAGGCTCTTGTTGAGGATAAGAAGGTGTGTATGGCTCTGCCGGACCTGTCCAATCAGCTGAGAGAACAACCAGAGACCACTCTCAACTGTCTGGGCCTCGCCATACACCAg gttttgACGATGGACTTGGAGAGACACGCTGCAGAGTTACAGGGGGAAGGGCTTCCTGGGGGAGCCACACCCATCATTAACATACCCCACATCAGCGCCAG GTTGTATAACTATGAGCCATTGACAGCCCTGAGGACGCTGCGTGCAAGTGTGTTTGGTCggttggtgtgtgtgagggggaCCGTGGTACGTGTCAGCAACATCAGACCACTCTGCACAAGCTTGGCTTTCACCTGCTCcggctgctcacacacacacacactcaccctgcCACACGGCAAGTTCACCACGCCCACCAAG TGTGTGCAGCCACAGTGTCGCAGTCGTTCCTTCGTCCCTAACAGGAGCTCCCCTCTCACCCTCACTGTGGACTGGCAGAATATCAA ggtCCAGGAGCTGattggaggagagcagagggaggcagGGCGGATCCCTCGGACGGTGGAATgtcacctgacctctgacctctgtgacaGTGCGGTCCCTGGAGACACCGTTACTATTACTGGAACAGTCCGAGTCAGCCAAGACGACG gcgGCAGCAGGGGGAAGAAGGATAAGTGTATGTTCCTGCTCTACATTGAGGCCAACTCCGTCAGCAACTCTAAAG GTCAGAAAGTGAAGGAGgctggaggtcaggggtcatctGGAGGTGAAAGGTCATCGGGGATAGAGTTCTCTTTGAAGGAGCTGTACGCCATCCAGGAAATACACAGCCAACCTGATCTACTAAAGCTCATCGTACA CTCCTTGTGTCCAGCCATCTACGGCCACCTG CTAGTAAAAGCAGGCCTGTCCTTAGCGTTGTTTGGAGGCAGTCAGAAGCATGCTGATGATAAGAACAGGATCCCCATCAGAGGAGACCCTCATATACTGGTGGTGGGAGACCCTGGCCTGGGGAAGAGTCAGATGCTACAg gcggtGTGTAATGTGGCTCCCAGGGGGATCTATGTGTGTGGTAACACTACCAGTACGTCAGGGCTGACCGTCACTCTGTCCAGAGACGCCGGCTCTGGAGACTACGCACTGGAGGCTGGAGCTCTGGTACTAGGAGACcaaggtaggggt gtgtgcgCTTACATCCCAACTATCATCATCCCAACTGTCATCATCCAACCTATCTGTgccatttgtgtgtttgtgtcagggcTGTGCTGTATAGATGAGTTTGATAAGCTGGGCCATCAGCAACAAGCGTTACTAGAGGCCATGGAGCAGCAGACCATCAGTCTGGCTAAGGCTGGTCTGGTGTGTTCCCTACCTGCTAGGACCTCTGTTATCGCTGCTGCTAACCCTGCTGGAGGACACTACAACAGGGCCAAGACGGTCTCCGAAAACCTCAA gatgGGCAGTGCCCTCCTGTCGAGATTTGACGTGGTCTTCCTCCTATTGGATGTTCCTGATGAGTCGCATGACCGCCGGCTGTCGGAACATGTCATGGCCGTCAGGTCAGGGAAGGGAGGGGCTTCAGGTGCCGTGGTTACACGAGGAGACGACCATCAATCACAGAGCTCGCTGCTGGAGCCCTCCGACACACCTCTTTCTGACCGGCTGCAG GTGTGTCCAGGGGAGTGTGTAGACCCCATCCCCCACTCCCTGCTGAGAAAATATGTTGGTTATGCACGTCGCTACGTTCATCCCTCGCTCTCTACCGCCGCTGCCCAGACGCTCCAGGACTTCTACCTCTCcctacgctcacacacacaccccgtcgACAGCACACCCATCACCACACGCCAGCTGGAGTCCCTCATCCGCCTCACAGAG GCACGGGCGAAGCTGGAGCTCAGAGAGACAGCCACCAAGAGTGATGCTGAAGACGTTGTGGAGATCATGAAACACAG tcTGGCAGATACCTTCTCTGATGGTAGTGGAGGTCTGGACTTTGAGCGGTCAGTACTGGGTGTTGGGATGAGTCAGCGTTCGGCTGCCAAGAGATTTATCACTGCACTCAACACACACGCTCAGCGCACACACACCATGTTGTACGACCTCACACAGCTACGCAGCCTGGCCAAGGACCTCAACATACAG GTTGCAGACTTTGAAGGTTTCATCAGTTCTCTGAACGAACAGGGCTACCTGCTGAAGAAAGGACACAGACAGTACCAGCTACAGACTATATAA
- the LOC129811785 gene encoding beta-soluble NSF attachment protein-like isoform X3: MRSARGPGSTCSCRTNWTQPPASSTQGTLTRRLTLRGRFTIAAKHHITIAEVYESELVDIEKAIAHYEQAADYYKGEESNSSANKCLLKVGHYSAQLEQYPKAIEIYEQVATNTMDNPLLKYNAKEYFFKASLCHFIVDELNAKLAIEKYEEMFPAFADSRECKLLKKLLDAHEEQNCEAFTEAVKEFDSISRLDQWLTTMLLRIKKTIQGDAGDLK, encoded by the exons ATGCGTTCTGCCAGGGGGCCCGGCTCCACATGCAGCTGCAGAACAAACTGGACTCAGCCACCAGCTTCGTCGACGCAGGGAACGCTTACAAGAAGGCTGACCCTCAGG GGTAGGTTTACTATTGCAGCCAAACATCACATCACCATCGCAGAGGTGTATGAGTCTGAGCTGGTGGACATAGAGAAG GCGATCGCCCACTATGAGCAGGCAGCCGATTATTATAAAGGGGAGGAGTCCAACAG ttctgCTAACAAGTGTCTGCTGAAGGTGGGCCACTACAGTGCTCAGCTGGAGCAGTATCCGAAAGCCATTGAGATCTACGAGCAG gtggccACCAATACCATGGACAACCCCCTGCTGAAGTATAATGCCAAAGAGTACTTCTTTAAAGCCTCCCTCTGTCACTTCATAGTGGATGAACTCAATGCAAag CTGGCCATAGAGAAGTATGAGGAGATGTTTCCTGCTTTCGCAGACTCCAGAGAGTGCAAGCTGCTGAAG aagtTGCTGGATGCCCATGAGGAGCAGAACTGTGAGGCGTTTACTGAAGCTGTTAAAGAGTTTGACTCCATCTCTCGTCTGGACCAATGGCTCACCACCATGCTGCTCCGTATCAAGAAGACCATCCAGGGAGATGCTGGAGATCTCaaataa